In Anopheles gambiae chromosome 2, idAnoGambNW_F1_1, whole genome shotgun sequence, a single window of DNA contains:
- the LOC1269505 gene encoding E3 ubiquitin-protein ligase ZNF598: MASKRQQTTTQEKNVSDVETTETLCVVCFKPIVYFAIGECDHLCCYECSTRIRVLCQQNDCPICRRDLAKVIFSKTLTPYQQLDVKNRSGLYDKKYRICFTDAEVQHAYFDLLDYKCPRCDQKNFPKFELLREHVRKKHELFYCDICTEHLKVFSSERRCYNRQELALHRRKGDPDKVGHRGHPLCEYCDTRFLDKDELFRHLRKDHFFCHYCDADGRNYFYGDYASLRDHFRADHFLCEEGECEQEQFTSVFRTEIDLRAHRASVHGKSMNRLANKQTRTLELEFTYAPRHGAAAPGSAGPSAAAGSSGSGPSSSRSRVGRGGSATGRSAGSGTSGETLQHELDNLELTNDQTSKLHPKKVIDATSEQDFPTLGGSAPNPVFRPNNVTIRQRVYGTAGLARTKENFPALGSGGGETTGPTSLNEGFSSKITASSLLKPSQPTSSAGTSMMIHVSNRPSGSSTGKSNGASVGSMIGKKNSSDFPALPGSSSKALTGSNKKLTGDVFSDMNDRSGNSSMVNLNAISAKHRALVDDYVSVSSVASKVTTISAKDLKKNASATVQGTVPSVHSTKAFPSLGEGNKTGTAKPIPWVSGAGGGSQTTAGSSSSKKKPMPAPQLKDDTGFVNLNALTGKKSGEKMKQKDLSTVNSADTRNNNSESVSKGGGGGAKDRNKEQQQKQQQHSKSNGQSSAATQSSPTNNNNIPSSLNSSFPVLGSSNSVHFALAAGPKRTPPGFENVNLKRMPGPPPGFGNVTLNSVARNANNMTFTNSTGESYNILPTYSYVSPSNASKRNQVLVTHFQRALKSQDALMEFRTISQMFRDGQYEASAYYEHCRVALGDRFHEIFPELIALLPTISKQQELYLVYCQDENNRPKSFGKGKASNSSKLEVCQVCKQVLIQDDLTEHYQTHYMENNFPKLGKVDDGKVGSSAWKK; this comes from the exons ATGGCCTCTAAACGACAACAAACCACCACTCAGGAGAAGAATGTCTCCGACGTAGAGACAACGGAAACTCTATGTGTCGTATGCTTCAAGCCAATTGTATATTTTGCCATCGGTGAGTGCGATCATCTTTGCTGCTACGAGTGCTCTACCCGTATTAGAGTACTATGTCAGCAGAATGATTGCCCTATTTGCCGTCGTGATTTGGCCAAG GTAATATTTTCGAAAACGCTTACACCTTACCAGCAATTGGACGTAAAAAATCGATCAGGACTGTATGATAAAAAATACCGGATCTGCTTTACGGACGCAGAGGTACAACACGCTTATTTCGATCTTCTAGATTACAAATGCCCTCG GTGTGATCAAAAAAATTTCCCAAAATTCGAACTTCTACGTGAGCATGTACGGAAAAAACACGAGCTGTTCTATTGTGACATATGCACAGAGCATCTGAAGGTGTTTTCTTCCGAACGACGATGCTATAACAGACAGGAGCTGGCTCTGCATCGTCGTAAAGGTGATCCAGACAAGGTTGGTCATCGCGGGCATCCGCTATGTGAATATTGCGATACACGGTTTCTCGATAAGGATGAACTGTTCCGTCACCTACGTAAAGACCATTTCTTCTGCCACTATTGCGATGCAGATGGCAGAAACTACTTCTATGG GGATTATGCATCGTTACGTGATCACTTCCGGGCAGATCATTTTCTTTGTGAGGAAGGTGAATGTGAGCAAGAACAATTTACATCTGTATTTCGAACGGAAATCGATTTGCGAGCGCATCGTGCATCAGTGCACGGCAAATCAATGAACCGATTAGCGAACAAACAGACTCGTACCTTAGAACTTGAATTTACTTATGCTCCGCGTCATGGAGCTGCTGCGCCCGGAAGTGCGGGACCATCAGCTGCTGCAGGCTCTTCCGGCAGTGGGCCTTCATCGAGTCGATCTCGTGTGGGACGAGGAGGCAGTGCCACAGGTCGCAGTGCCGGTAGCGGCACATCAGGCGAGACACTGCAACACGAGCTTGATAATCTTGAATTGACAAATGATCAAACAAGTAAGCTACACCCTAAAAAGGTGATTGATGCCACCAGTGAACAGGACTTTCCTACGCTTGGTGGCTCCGCACCAAATCCAGTATTTCGTCCAAATAATGTTACGATACGACAGCGTGTGTATGGAACAGCAGGACTTGCGCGCACGAAAGAAAACTTTCCCGCTCTTGGATCGGGTGGAGGCGAAACGACTGGCCCAACCAGCCTAAATGAAGGTTTTAGTAGCAAAATTACTGCGAGTTCGCTTCTCAAGCCAAGCCAACCTACTTCCTCAGCTGGTACGAGCATGATGATTCACGTTTCAAATCGACCCTCAGGATCGAGCACTGGTAAATCTAACGGAGCTTCTGTTGGTTCTATGATTGGGAAGAAAAATTCTTCTGACTTTCCGGCTTTGCCGGGTTCTAGTAGTAAAGCGCTGACTGGTTCAAATAAGAAGCTTACTGGAGATGTTTTTTCGGATATGAACGATCGAAGTGGGAACTCATCGATGGTGAACTTGAACGCAATATCGGCAAAGCATCGGGCATTAGTGGATGATTACGTGTCAGTGTCAAGCGTCGCCTCAAAGGTAACCACAATATCTGCCAAGGATTTGAAGAAAAACGCATCTGCTACTGTTCAGGGAACCGTGCCAAGTGTGCATTCAACCAAAGCATTTCCATCACTCGGAGAAGGGAATAAAACAGGAACAGCAAAACCTATCCCTTGGGTGTCTGGAGCTGGAGGAGGTTCACAAACCACTGCCGGTAGCTCTTCAAGCAAGAAGAAACCCATGCCGGCCCCACAGCTAAAAGATGATACTGGCTTTGTTAATCTAAACGCCCTGACCGGAAAAAAATCGggtgaaaaaatgaaacaaaaagattTATCCACCGTTAATTCAGCAGACACGCGGAATAATAATAGTGAATCTGTTTCCAAAGGGGGTGGCGGCGGAGCGAAGGATCGTAACAAAGAGCAAcagcagaagcaacagcaacacagtAAATCCAATGGACAAAGCTCAGCCGCTACACAATCTTCTCccacaaacaacaataacatcCCTTCGTCGTTAAATAGTTCTTTCCCTGTGTTAGGCAGTTCTAACAGTGTTCATTTTGCACTAGCAGCCGGTCCCAAACGTACGCCACCTGGATTTGAAAACGTAAATTTAAAACGAATGCCCGGTCCTCCACCTGGCTTTGGGAATGTCACATTAAATTCCGTTGCAAGGAATGCGAACAACATGACTTTTACGAACTCAACAGGGGAATCGTACAATATCTTGCCCACTTACAGTTATGTCTCTCCTTCAAACGCCAGTAAAAGAAATCAA GTGCTTGTAACACATTTTCAAAGAGCGTTGAAAAGTCAAGACGCGTTAATGGAGTTCCGAACCATTTCACAGATGTTCCGTGATGGGCAATACGAAGCATCAGCTTATTATGAGCACTGCAGAGTAGCACTAGGTGATCGTTTCCATGAAATTTTTCCTGAACTGATCGCGTTACTGCCAACCATCAGCAAACAACAG GAACTTTATTTGGTATACTGCCAAGACGAAAACAATAGACCGAAATCTTTCGGCAAAGGGAAAGCTTCTAATTCCTCGAAACTAGAGGTTTGTCAAGTTTGTAAGCAAGTGCTCATCCAAGACGATTTGACCGAACACTATCAGACACATTAtatggaaaacaattttccaaAGCTCGGAAAAGTAGATGACGGAAAAGTCGGTTCATCTGCATGGAAGAAATAA